In Panulirus ornatus isolate Po-2019 chromosome 40, ASM3632096v1, whole genome shotgun sequence, a single window of DNA contains:
- the LOC139761515 gene encoding uncharacterized protein, with protein MAEATTEVEATVEAPEVVDMVVATEVVDMAEAMAVVDMVEATAVVDMEEVTEVADMEEVTGWRTRNPFLDLSDSHALRLRHIASDVNPHFSLVRERSIKVMVRRVSSFSSSKPARAPYAMKLLLTMMGLALLASLSQAGGHGGHSGGGGHGGGYGGGGHGGGHGGGGHGGGYGGGGHGGGHGGGGHGGGYGGGGHGGGYGGGGHGGGYGGGGHGGGYGGGGHDGGYGGGGHGGGYGGGGHGGGYGGGHGGYGGHGGGHGGYGGGHGGHGGGYGGGHSGGYGGGHSGGYGGGHSGGYGGGHGGGHGGGHGGGHGGGHGGGHGGGHGGYGKYCYSVHLSQRINSTHTHTMKLLLPLVGVALLASLTQGVAQRGGGYGGGGHGGGHGGGGHGGGYGGGGHGGGYGGGGHGGGYGGGGHGGGYGGGHGGGYGGGHGGHGGGYSGGLSGGHGGYRGYGGGNGGGHGGHGGGHRGGVYGGGHGGYGGSHGGGHGGHGGGYGGGHGGHGGGHGGHGGGYGGGHGGHGGGYGGGHGGHGGGHGGHGGGYGGGRGGHGGGHGGGVYGK; from the exons ATGGCGGAGGCCACAACGGAGGTGGAGGCCACGGTGGAGGCTCCGGAggtggtggacatggtggtggcTACAGAGGTGGTGGATATGGCTGAGGCTATGGCGGTGGTGGACATGGTGGAGGCTACGGCGGTGGTGGACATGGAGGAGGTTACGGAGGTGGCGGACATGGAGGAGGTTACGGGGTGGCGGACACG AAATCCTTTCCTTGACCTTTCAGATTCTCACGCACTTCGGCTACGTCACATTGCGTCTGATGTGAATCCACACTTTTCCCttgtgagagagaggagtataAAAGTAATGGTCCGCCGGGTTTCTTCATTCAGTTCGTCGAAGCCAGCGAGAGCTCCGTACGCAATG aAATTACTTCTCACGATGATGGGCTTAGCCCTCCTGGCTTCCTTAAGCCAGGCTGGTGGCCATGGAGGTCACAGCGGAGGTGGTGGCcatggtggaggctacggaggtggTGGACACGGTGGAGGCCACGGAGGTGGCGGACACGGTGGAGGTTACGGAGGAGGTGGACACGGTGGAGGCCACGGAGGTGGCGGACACGGTGGAGGTTACGGAGGAGGTGGAcacggtggaggctacggaggaggcggacatggtggaggctacggaggaggcggacatggtggaggctacggaggaggcgGACATgatggaggctacggaggaggcggacacggtggaggctacggaggtggTGGACACGGTGGGGGCTATGGTGGTGGCCACGGAGGATATGGAGGACACGGTGGCGGccatggtggatatggtggtggccatggaggtcatggtggtggttatggtggtggccacagtggtggctatggtggtggccacagtggtggttatggtggtggacacagtggtggttatggtggtggacatggtggtggccatggtggtggacatggtggtggccatggtggtggacacggtggtggtcatggtggtggacACGGAGGATACGGAAA ATATTGTTACTCAGTTCACCTGAGCCAACGAatcaactccacacacacacacacaatg AAATTGCTTCTACCTCTCGTGGGCGTAGCTCTCTtggcctccctcacccagggcgTTGCACAGAGAGGCGGAGGCTACGGAGGTGGCGGACACGGCGGTGGCCACGGAGGTGGTGGAcatggtggaggctacggaggtggCGGGCACGGAGGAGGCTACGGAggtggtggacatggtggtggcTACGGAGGTGGTGGTCACGGCGGTGGTTACGGAGGTGGACATGGCGGAGGCTATGGAGGAGGACATGGGGGTCATGGAGGTGGATACAGCGGAGGATTAAGTGGTGGACATGGTGGATATAGAGGCTACGGAGGTGGAAACGGTGGTGGCCATGGAGGACATGGTGGTGGCCATAGAGGTGGTGTCTATGGTGGTGGCCACGGAGGCTATGGTGGCAGCCATGGCGGTGGTCACGGAGGACACGGAGGCGGCTATGGTGGAGGCCACGGAGGACATGGGGGTGGCCACGGAGGGCACGGCGGCGGCTATGGTGGCGGCCACGGAGGACACGGTGGTGGCTATGGTGGCGGCCACGGAGGACACGGTGGTGGCCACGGAGGACATGGCGGTGGCTATGGTGGTGGCCGCGGAGGACATGGTGGTGGCCATGGAGGCGGAGTGTATGGAAAGTAA
- the LOC139761466 gene encoding uncharacterized protein, whose amino-acid sequence MKLLLPVVGLALLVALSQADGHGGHGGGGGHGGGYGGGGHGGGHGGGYGGGGHGGGHGGGGHGGGYGGGGHGGGYGGGGHGGGYGGGGHGGGYGGGGHGGGYGGGHGGGYGGGHGGGYGGVGGVSSNTFNLAGPKGGGYGHGGGHGGGYGGGHGGGYGGGHGGGHGGGYGGGHGGGHGGGYGGGHGGGHGGGYGGGHGGHGGGHGGHGGGYGK is encoded by the exons ATG AAATTACTCCTCCCTGTGGTGGGCTTGGCCCTTCTGGTTGCCTTAAGCCAGGCTGATGGACATGGAGgccatggtggaggtggtggccatggtggaggctacggaggcgGTGGACACGGTGGAGGACACGGTGGGGGCTACGGAGGTGGTGGACACGGTGGAGGCCATGGAGGAGGTGGAcacggtggaggctacggaggaggcggacacggtggaggctacggaggtggtggacatggtggaggctacggaggcgGTGGAcacggtggaggctacggaggtggtggacatggtggaggctacggaggtggacacggtggaggctacggaggtggACACGGTGGTGGttatggaggtgttggtggtgtatcCTCAAATACCTTCAACCTTGCAGGTCCCAAGGGGGGTGGATATGGCCATGGTGGTGGCCATGGaggtggctatggtggtggtcatggaggtggttatggtggtggccatggtggtggccatggaggtggctatggtggtggcCATGGCGGTGGCCATggaggtggttatggtggtggccaTGGCGGTGGCCATGGAGGTGGCTATGGTGGTGGACACggtggacatggtggtggccACGGAGGGCATGGTGGTGGCTATGGAAAGTAA